The genomic segment AATTTTATCTTAATTATACTCAATATTATTATAGTTTTATTTAATTAAAATGACTACTTTTTATATTCAACAACTCTATTAACCATCCTTGTATTAAAGATGCTATTAACGTATACGTAATCAATACAATTGTAAATAGTATACCAAAATAGTCTATCATAATTGGAAGAAGAGGAATTTTAATTGATCTTGCATAAAAGAATGTAGCAATCAACCCTTTTTTAAGACCATGCTGTTTTAAGTCTTCAATCATTGGATACCAAGCATACATTGGACCATGACTTAATATTCCTGCAATTAAAGATACTGCCCATCCTCTCCATCCACTCTTTTTACCAAGATGACGAGCCACCTCTTTTGGTTTAAAAAAATAGTTAATGATTGCCGTAAATAAAATTACAAGCAAAAATATAGGAATTATCTTTAAAAGTACCAACCCGCTCTCATAAAGTGCCTGAAATAACTTTTGCGAATTTAAAAAATAGAGAATAATGTACAATAGTACAACAGCAACAAATAAAGGGATCCCTTTTAATTTCATTTTAATAACTCCACTGTCCAAGCTGTTAGAATAGAAACTAGCAATGTAAAAATAAATGCCAATATATTTCTATAAAAAGTAAATTGTTTTCCTAAAACTTCTGCTTCTGCCGGAAGTTGTACTATGCCAAGAGTAACCCAAGCCAAAATAAATGCTGTCACAGCATATAAAGATATGCCTTCTTCAAGCAACTCTCCTCCTATAATATAGCTAACAAATGGCTGTCCTACAGCAATAGCACCGGTAACTGTTCCTATAAGTGTATCTTTAACACTATTACCTGTAAAGAGTTTTGCCAGCATCTCTTCTGTAATAAATGTTTGAAAAATACCTACCAACCCAATAATTGCTAAAATCATTGGCATCATTGACATAAAATTTGTAAAAGAGTTTTTCAACGCTTTTTTAAATGACCTTTGCTTCTGCTTCATAAGTTTTTCCTGATATTC from the Hydrogenimonas thermophila genome contains:
- a CDS encoding permease, with amino-acid sequence MKQKQRSFKKALKNSFTNFMSMMPMILAIIGLVGIFQTFITEEMLAKLFTGNSVKDTLIGTVTGAIAVGQPFVSYIIGGELLEEGISLYAVTAFILAWVTLGIVQLPAEAEVLGKQFTFYRNILAFIFTLLVSILTAWTVELLK
- a CDS encoding permease, with the translated sequence MKLKGIPLFVAVVLLYIILYFLNSQKLFQALYESGLVLLKIIPIFLLVILFTAIINYFFKPKEVARHLGKKSGWRGWAVSLIAGILSHGPMYAWYPMIEDLKQHGLKKGLIATFFYARSIKIPLLPIMIDYFGILFTIVLITYTLIASLIQGWLIELLNIKSSHFN